A stretch of the Arachis stenosperma cultivar V10309 chromosome 6, arast.V10309.gnm1.PFL2, whole genome shotgun sequence genome encodes the following:
- the LOC130932544 gene encoding lysine histidine transporter 1-like, whose product MATQPPTYYNFNSRNTNIEEKIDMQKTLDDWLPITSSRNAKWWYSAFHNVTAMVGAGVLSLPYAMSKLGWGPGVTVLILSWIITLYTLWQMVEMHEMVPGRRFDRYHELGQYAFGEKLGLYIVVPQQLVVEIGVNIVYMITGGKSLQKFHKTVCSSSCKHIKLTFFIMIFASVHFVLSHLPTFNSITLVSLAAAIMSVSYSTIAWGASIHNGVIEDVQYGYKSKSKAGTTFNFLSALGDVAFAYAGHNVVLEIQATIPSTPEKPSKAPMWKGVIVAYIVVAFCYFPVALIGYWIFGNSVEDDIFFSLHKPNWLIAMANMFVVIHVIGSYQVYAMPVFDMIETLMVKKFNFQPSTMLRFVVRNVYVAFTMFVAITIPFFDGLLAFFGGFAFAPTTYFLPCIMWLAIYKPKRFSLSWFTNWICIVLGVALMILSPIGGLRSIIIKAKTYKFYS is encoded by the exons ATGGCGACTCAGCCACCAACTTATTACAACTTCAATTCCCGTAACACCAAC ATCGAAGAAAAAATAGACATGCAAAAGACACTTGACGATTGGCTTCCAATCACTTCTTCAAGAAATGCAAAATGGTGGTATTCAGCTTTTCATAATGTCACAGCCATGGTTGGTGCTGGTGTACTTAGCTTACCATATGCCATGTCAAAGCTTGGATG GGGACCCGGTGTGACTGTGCTAATcttgtcatggatcatcacttTGTATACGTTATGGCAAATGGTTGAGATGCATGAAATGGTTCCAGGTAGACGTTTTGATAGATACCATGAATTGGGTCAATATGCATTTGGTGAAAAGCTTGGGCTTTATATTGTGGTGCCTCAACAACTTGTGGTTGAAATTGGTGTAAACATTGTATATATGATCACCGGAGGAAAATCATTGCAAAAGTTCCACAAAACTGTGTGTTCATCAAGTTGCAAACATATCAAATTGACCTTTTTCATTATGATATTTGCCTCAGTTCACTTTGTACTTTCTCATCTCCCTACCTTCAATTCAATTACTCTAGTTTCACTAGCAGCAGCAATCATGTCCGTCAG TTACTCTACCATTGCATGGGGTGCTTCTATCCATAATGGTGTAATAGAAGATGTGCAATATGGGTACAAATCTAAGAGTAAAGCAGGAACAACATTTAATTTCCTAAGTGCCCTTGGCGATGTGGCATTTGCCTATGCTGGACACAATGTGGTGCTGGAAATCCAAGCAACTATTCCATCAACGCCCGAGAAGCCATCAAAGGCTCCAATGTGGAAAGGAGTGATTGTTGCGTACATTGTTGTTGCTTTCTGCTACTTTCCGGTCGCTCTCATCGGCTATTGGATCTTCGGAAATTCTGTTGAGGACGACATTTTCTTCTCTCTACACAAACCAAACTGGCTTATTGCAATGGCCAACATGTTTGTTGTTATCCATGTCATCGGAAGCTATCAG GTGTATGCAATGCCAGTATTTGACATGATTGAAACTTTAATGGTGaagaaattcaattttcaaCCTAGTACAATGCTTCGTTTCGTAGTACGCAATGTTTATGTGG CATTCACAATGTTCGTTGCTATTACCATACCATTTTTTGATGGCCTATTAGCATTCTTCGGAGGGTTTGCTTTTGCTCCAACAACGTACTTT CTCCCTTGTATCATGTGGCTTGCAATCTACAAACCTAAAAGATTCAGCTTGTCATGGTTTACTAATTGG ATTTGCATTGTGCTTGGCGTAGCATTAATGATTTTATCCCCTATTGGAGGTTTGAGGTCAATCATAATCAAAGCAAAGACCTACAAGTTTTACTCTTGA